A region of the Haemophilus parainfluenzae genome:
CTGCCGTTTTCACATAATTTTCACGGATATAATCAATCGCTTTTTGCGTATTCGTCGTATCCGTTGATACGCTAGAACGCTTAGTATGGAAGGTACAATAAGTTAATGGTTCTGCTACTTTGTACGCTTTAAACGTTGGATCTTGCACAAGTTTCAGTAAGAAATCATAGTCTTCCAATGAACGAAGTGCGGTCGATAATCCACCGATTTTTAAAAATAGATCTTTTTTCACCCCAATCATCGGCATACCACCGATTTTATTCGCCAGTAAAATTCGCTCTACGCTAATCTCTTGAGGCTCAATCGGGTTGGTCACATAGCTAAAGCCTTCATTCACCATTTCACATTTAGCTGGATGATAAACAAAATTAACATCGGGATGCTCGGCAATAATATCCGCCAATTTTTGACATTTGTCGTTAGCAAAACGATCGTCATCATCAAGGAATAACAACCAATCATTATCGGCATTTCTTGCCCCGATATTACGGCTTTCTGCTGCACCTTGATTGGTTTCGTTACGAATCACTTTAACTGCAAATGGATATGCTTGTGTCACTTCAACAGGTTCTTTCGAGCAGTCGTCCACAATCACCACATCAAAATTATAGGTGGTTTGTTTGGTTAAACTTTCCAATAACGCAGGAATTTCTTCTTTTCGATTATAAGAAGGCACGATGATACTAAACATCTTTCGGCTCCTTTTGTTTAAATAAAATAAGTTGTTTACCGTGAGTGCCAAAAAGCGATAAGAACATCAACATCACGAACATAATGCCAGGGAAAGCAAAGGTGTCTGCTTTGATGTTACAAAATGCCAAAATCACAAAGGCAGAAAGAATAAATTTCCAGCTGCCATCAAACCAATTTAACGCTACTTTGCGCACAAAATAGAATGTCACGGCAAAACACACTAAGGCATAAGATACGCCACCATAAAGAATCTGACGTAAGAAACCGGAATCCGTATGACCATAATAACGGCCGACTTCCAACTGCCCTGTCATATACATGCCATCACCATAAATAAACTGTTTAAGCGTTGGCATGAACAGGTGGTTTTTCATCAATGTATCCGTTGACGAACTGACAAATCCTGCACCGTGTAATAAATTGATCACCGGTTCTAAAGCATGTGCCACATAAGGATTTTCTGGTAAGAAATACGCCAATAACAATACCAAAATAGCAAATGCAATGAGTGATGGAACATAACGCCATTTGAAATACACTAAAATGCTCACAACCGATAACAGAAGGAATGTACGTCCTGAAATTAATCCGATACATAGCATAAAAAACACTAAAATACTTGGAAGTGTATTATGTTTAGCGTTGTAAGCCAGTAAGAAATGCAACAGCATCAAATAGAATAAACTCAGTTGGAAAAAGGCGGTTGCGGTGATGTTATATAAGCGATATTCCTGCTCTGAACCATAAAAACGTGCGGGCAACACCGCATTGGTTGAAAGCAAGAAATCAATCATAAATGATACACCGAGTAAGCCAATCATACCAACAGCAAACTGCACTACCACACCAAGTTGTAAATCACGCACCACGTTCTGTTGACCATTTACATTGGCATAGAAAGCATTATAAAGTCCCACACCAAAGATAAATAAAATCAGCGCTTTCACATACATAATGATGACGGAAAAATCTCGTGTACCATTGACTAAAAGCGGAATCACGCTAAATGCAATCAGCCCAATGATAACGGCTAAACTATCCAATGGCACAGTGATACCTTGGGGTTTCTGTTTTTTAAGGTATTGATAAGCCAGTACAGCCAATGCTGCTAAACCCGCGACGAATGACATTCGTACAACATGAAATAGCCAAGGATCGTAAAGATAAAAAAGGTTAAAAAGTGCGGTCATTTTTACGTTATTTTCCTAAATTCTTTTTCACCGCTAAGATTTTTTTGAGCGGATATTTAATTAATTTCTTCACTAAATTATTGGATTTTGAACCACGAATCGCTTCCAAATTACTCACTAATTGTGGATTTTCAATCGCCACAAGTGGACGAACTACATTGTTATTAATCTGGAATTGGGTTTCAAATAATAAGAAATCATCAGCAAGCCAAAACGGTTTTTCTTGTTCGAGTTGGTTTAAAAATGCACGTGCCGCTGATTTTTTAATTAAGTATGCTACCGTGCCTGCAAAATAACTTTTATATGGATAAGCTACGGTGACATCACCAACTGTTTGACGTAAAAATGAGAAGGTTGTCGGATAATTAATTTCCAATTCCACATCATCAAATTCCGCAATTTTTGATTGCCCGATTAATACAATATCCGCATCGCATTTTTCGGTTAAAAGTGCGATCGTTTTTGGCGATAAATTAGCATTAAATAACGCATCATCTTCACAGACTAACGCATAGTCATTTTCCGTCACATTTTGATCTTCTACGATCTGGCGATAAACCGCTAAATGGCTTAATGTACAACCAATTTCGCCTTTTGTGACGTTGCGTCCATAATGCTGTTCAAACTTCGTTGGATTGAACACTTCAGCCAATTCTTCCCATTCTTTTTGCATAGTATTAATCGCTGAAAATACAGCAAAATCAGCGGTATCTGGTTGAGCAAAAAACAACTCACGACGCTGAACATCTTTATCTAGTGAAATCAAATATTTATTCATAATTATCTCAATTTAGTTTTTGCGTTATTTTGATTGCAACAAACGAAAATAGTTGCAAATTATACTAAAGAAATAGTCTGTTGGCATTGCTTTTAGCTCAGAGACAAAAAACAACCAAAAAAATAACCGCACTTTAATTGCTTAAAGCGCGGTTAATCCTAAATATGTTTTTCTTTCGATTAGAAAATTGCAACTGCTAAACCAACCACAACACTTAAAGAAAGCACTACAGCTAACATTGCATAACCAAAATCACTCATTTAAATTTCCCACTTGTTTAGTTAAAGATACCCCATTCTAACAATAAAGCGCGTTTTTTCAAAAATTTTTTATAATTTACTTAACCTATTTGGTGACAGTCTTTATAATGGGAAAAATTCTCCAGAGGCAAAATTATGGCAACAATTAAAGATGTCGCAAAAATGGCTGGCGTTTCCACCACCACTGTTTCACACGTAATTAATAAAACCCGTTTTGTAGCAAAAGAAACCGAAGAGGCGGTGATGCAAGCCATTAAAAGCTTGAAATACTCACCAAGTGCTGTTGCTCGGAGTTTGAAAGTCAACACGACAAAATCCATTGGGATGATTGTGACCACCAGTGAATCCCCTTATTTTGCTGAAATCATTCATGCCGTTGAAGATCATTGTTATCGTCAAGGTTATTCACTTTTTT
Encoded here:
- a CDS encoding glycosyltransferase family 2 protein, which translates into the protein MFSIIVPSYNRKEEIPALLESLTKQTTYNFDVVIVDDCSKEPVEVTQAYPFAVKVIRNETNQGAAESRNIGARNADNDWLLFLDDDDRFANDKCQKLADIIAEHPDVNFVYHPAKCEMVNEGFSYVTNPIEPQEISVERILLANKIGGMPMIGVKKDLFLKIGGLSTALRSLEDYDFLLKLVQDPTFKAYKVAEPLTYCTFHTKRSSVSTDTTNTQKAIDYIRENYVKTAEQEKNFAINAQYMLAYPHIMNLSRKAAFYYFEIFKLTKSVKQLVIAFVVLISPKLAINLKRFM
- a CDS encoding glycosyltransferase family 25 protein codes for the protein MNKYLISLDKDVQRRELFFAQPDTADFAVFSAINTMQKEWEELAEVFNPTKFEQHYGRNVTKGEIGCTLSHLAVYRQIVEDQNVTENDYALVCEDDALFNANLSPKTIALLTEKCDADIVLIGQSKIAEFDDVELEINYPTTFSFLRQTVGDVTVAYPYKSYFAGTVAYLIKKSAARAFLNQLEQEKPFWLADDFLLFETQFQINNNVVRPLVAIENPQLVSNLEAIRGSKSNNLVKKLIKYPLKKILAVKKNLGK